Below is a genomic region from Candidatus Effluviviaceae Genus V sp..
CGGCGTCGTGCGGCCGGTGTCCCGTGGAATGCAGCAGAAGCGCGGGCATGCCGACGCCCTCTGCCGAGTAGTATCCTCCCGACAGCCGCTCGACGATCGCGTACGACGCGGCACGGTATCGGCTGCGTCGCTCCGGATCGTCCGTCAGCGAGGCCAGCTCCCAGAGACCGGAAGCCGCCACCGCCGCCGCCGAGGCGTCTCTCGGCTCGCCCGGGATACCCTCGGCGTCGAAATCCCAGCAGGGGATCCACCCGGACGGCAGGCGATCGAGGAAGGCATCCGCGGTCTTCTCCGCCGTCCAGAGAAAGGCGATGTCGTTCGTATACCGCGTCGCGACGGTGAACCCGTACAGAGCCCACGCCTGTCCACGCGACCAGGTGGAGGAGTCCGCCAGGCCCTGCACCGTGCCCTTCCAGAGCTTCGCCCCGGTCGTCGGGTCGTAGTCGACCACATGAAAGGTCGTCCCGTCGCCGCGGACATGATCGCGCATCGTGGTGCGGGCGTGCTCCCACGCGATGCCGGCCAGGCCCGGGTCTCCCCCGTTCTCTGCCGCCCAGAAGAGGATCTCGATGTTCATCATGCCGTCGATGGCCACTGGATAGACGAGGTGCCGCATCGGGCCCCAGGAGCGGATGGCACGGACCTCGGGGTCGTATCGTGTGGCCAGGTGGTCGGCTGCGTCGAGGAGCACGTCACGGTAGGACGGATCGCCGGTGATCCGGTACCCGTGCCCGAAGCTCGAGTACAGAATGAAACCGACGTCGTGGCTGGGAAGCGTTGTGAGCCCCGCGAGCCCGTTCATCCATCGCTCGGCCTGTGTCCGGAGCGCATGATCGCCCGTTCGCTCGTGGAGCCGCCAGAGCACGCCGGAGAAGAAGCCGCTCGTCCAGCTCTCGGCGGAGCTGCGCATCCACGACGAACCGTTGGTGATAGACCTGGGATAGCCCTCGGTGGGATCGAGCATCTCGGACAACGGACCGTAGATGGCCTCGGCCCGGGAGAAGACATCCTGGGCCGAGCCGGACTGCCCGCCGCCGATATCGACGGACGACGGCGCCGTATAGGCCGAGGCCGGTGTCCCCGAGAACGGGTTCGAGGCCAGAACGAGGAGCACTCCAAGGAGGCAGAGGGTCGGACGCAGCCGTCTCACGATGCACCCCCGCGATGGTCGCTGCCGACACGTCTGACTGTCAATCATATCACAGCGGGGATGTGATGGCGAGCGCGTCGCAGAGAACGCAGGACTCCTTCCACCGGAACACGACGCCCGACGGACGTCGCGATCGCCGGGCATCACATGAACGGTGCTTCCCGTGTTGCCGGTGGGTGGCCCGTCAGGCTACCCTCGTCATCGAGTAGATGTGCTTGCCCGACGCGCTGGGCGGGATATCGTCGACGACCTCGAACGAGACGCGGCACGGCGCCCCCATCGCGTCGTCGATCCGTGAACGCATGGCCTTCCGAAGCCGGTCGTCGGGCCCCTCGTATCCGGGTCTCGGAACGACGCGCACGGTGATCCGGTCGATCTCCTCCTGCACGAACTGGTACTTCTCGACGGCGCCTTCGTTGAACTCGACCGCGAAGAGGCGGATCCAGAAGTCCGGCAGAACAAGGCCGCCGTCGGGGCGGGGGAAGGCCGACGCCGACCTGCCCACGATGCTCTCGAGGAGCGGATACGGCCTGCCGCACCCGCAGCGGGAACGTCCCTTCACGACGTGGTCGCCGACACGATACCGCACGAGCGGCATCGTGTAGTTCCAGAGGCTCGTCGCCACGGCCTCTCCCGCCTCGCCCTCCTCGACCTCTGCGCCGTACCGGTCCACGATCTCGAGCACGGTCGTCTCCCCCATGACGTGAAGGCCGGTGTGCCGGTCGCACTCGGTCGCGTAGAGCCCTTGTTCCCGCGTACCGTAGCGGTCGAAGACGGGTGCGTTGAAGACACGCTCGATGGTCTCGCGCATGGCCGGGATGAGCGTTCCCGCACCGGTCCCCACGGTCCGCGGGGATGTGACCGGAAGCTCCTCGCGCTCGATGAACTCCGCCAGAGCGAAGATGGCCTCGGTGTAGCCCTCGATGCAGACGGGGGGCCGGCGGTTGATGATGCGGACGTACTCCGCCATCTGTTCCTCGCCCATCCGGAAGGCGTCGAGGACCGTGATGTCCCGAAGCAGGTGATTGAGCTTCCTGACGTAGCCGAACCGGCCGCCCAGGTCCCGGCGCGCACCCCACAGCGCGACGCGGCGCTCTCCGCGCTCGACGCCCGCCCAGTCGAGCGAGAGCTGCGTCGTCGCCAGGGCGGCGCCCGTATAGACACGGTCCCACAGAACCCGCACCGGCGTGCCGGTCGACCCTCCCGACTTGACGAGCTTCGGGCCGCGACCCACCTCACAGATAAGCTCGTCGAAGTGCTCGATGAGGTCCGACCGCTCCAGAACAGGGAACCGGGCCAGCGCCGCGGTCGGGTCGGCGGCGATGGCCTCCGGCTCGAGGTCCGTGACGCGTTCCCGGTAGTACGGGACGCGGGTCGTCGCGTGAACGAGGAGGTCGGCGAGGAGGAGGTCCCGCCGGCGCCTCCATGTCGCCTCGTCGTCCCACTGGAACCGGCGGAACTCGCTCAGGCGGGCTCCCGTGTCGGTCCTCTTGAACCGCCACCCGAGCGGGTCGAGGACGCGTGTGACGAATCCGGTGCGAAGTGTATCCATCGGGACGTCCCGTGGTGCTCGAGAGTGCGATGGAGTGGCCGATAGCGGCGACCATCCATGGACGAAGGTCGCACAGACCATTGTTGCAGAGCAGCGGGCTTCATACAATCATCTGTGATCTCTACGGTCCGTCGGGAGGCTGGATCGACGTCGACCTGTCCACGTGGGCCGGCATGAACCTGCAGATCGCCTTCAGATATCGACGGATCGGCGGCACACCGGGCGACGACCGGCAGTGCCGGGTCGACGACGTGACGGTCGGTGACGAGACGCCGGTTGACGACTCGACCCGGGGCGCCGTCAAGGCGCTCCACCTCCACTGACCAGCGCCTTCTCGACGTCCTCCGCGGTGACCTCCCCACCGGAGGCGCCGTCGCACGCCCGCTCGACGACCGCCCGCAGCTGGGCGACGTTCCCCGGCCAGCTCGCCGACTCGAGCCGCGAGACCGCCCCGTCCGACAGGCTGAGGCTTCGCCCCAGCATGCCCGCTCTGGCTGCAACGAACGCGGCGACGAGCGGCCGGATGTCCGCCGGGCGTTCCCGGAGAGGAGGAACGGTGATCGTGCGTGCGCCAAGTCGACCGAGAAGCTCCGAGGAGAACGTGTCGTCCCGCCCGTGGGATGTCGACGCGATGACCCTGACGTCCGCCCGGCGGCCCACGGTGTCCCCGACCGGGGTGTAGCGGCCCTCGTCGAGGAGCTCAAGGAGTCCCTGCTCGGCGGTCGCCGGCAGCGCATCGGCGTCTCTCAGAAAGAGCACGCCCCCGTCGGCGGCCTCGCACAGCCCCGGGTGAAGCACCGTCCCGTTCGCGCTCCCCGTCTCCGTCCATCCGAAGAGCAGCGCCTGCACCGGGACGTCGCCCCGTTCCCGGCAGTCGCAGCGCACGAAGAGCCCCCCGAACCCGACGCTCACAGCGTGGATCTCACGCGCCAGACGCTCCCTGCCGACGCCCGGCTCACCGGCGACCAGCACGGGACTCTCCTCATCCGCCAGCCTTCGGGCGCGTTCGACCACCGCTCCCGTGCTCTCATCCACGTGAACGAAGACGATGATGTTCTCCCGTCCGGTCGTGTGGGGCGAGGCGACGAGGATATCCCGACGACGTCCTCTGAGACAGGCCTCGATGGCCGGAATGATCTCGCCGCGCCTCGGTGTCTTGCGGAGCACGCCGAAGGCCCCGCGGGAGAGCGCCGTCAGACCGGTGTCCATTCTGGCATCCTCGCTCCACATGAAGACGGCGACGTGGCGGTCGGCGGCCTGCAGGTGCTCCAGGAGATCGTATCCCACGGGGTCGTCGCCGAACATGATGTCCAGAAGCACGACGTCCGGTCGGTGCTCGAGATAGGCCGGCACGACGTCGTCGGGCTTCGAGACACCGACGCACTTGAAGAATCGCTCAAGGACCGCGGCCATGTCCTCCACCGTCTCCGGATCGTCATCGACAAGGAGCAACGTTCGCCTCCGTCCCGCCGCCACGCTCACTCGATGCCTCCTTCCCGCTTCGCCGACCAGAGCGGCACCCTGACCAGGAACCGCGTACCCTCGCCTTCCCCGGTCCACTCGACGGTGATGTCCCCGCCGACGCGGCGGAGCTTCTCCCGTGAGTTCGGAAGCCCGAACCCGCCCGATTCCCCGTCCGTCTCGCCGGTATCGAAGAGAGACTCGAGGATAAGCTTCGGGATGCCCGGTCCGGTGTCCGCGACCCGCAGTTCGAAGAACGGCTGCGCGGCCACGCCGCTGAGCTCGATCCGGCGAGTGCTCCCTTCGCGCATCGCCTTGGCGGCGTTCGTCACGAGGTTCTCGATAACGAAGTGCAGGTCCCTCCTCTTGATGCCGACAGCGTCCTCCTGCTCGTCGACCCCGAGACCGACGTCGACCTCGATACCCAGACGCTCCAGCATCTCCCGCTTCTCGTCGAGAACGCGCGTCACACAGGCCCTCACGGAGCAGCCGGGATTCGCGCGGATCGCGTCACGCGCCTCGTCGGCGGCCTTTGCGAGCTCAGCGCGACCGGCGACGATATCGTGGAGCGCACGGCGCAGATCGCCGTCGGAGACGTCCTCGCCGGAGAGGACGACGTCGACGGCCGCCCGCATCCTCCCCGCGGCCCTCGCCATGGCCTCGGTCTCGGTGACGGCGACCCCGGCGGCCCTCGCATGCTCCGGAAGTTCCTGGACCGTATCGTACTTCGCCGGATAGAAGGCCTTCGCCCTGACGTCCAAGCGGCTCCTGAGCGCCTCGAAGTGCTCCGGCTCGTCGAAGCTCTCCAGCATCTCCTGGGCGAAGAGCGCGAGCTTCGCGATGCTCCTGCGCCCCTCGCTCCCATCGGCGCCTCCGTGCGTGAACTCGGCGATACCGATCTCCAGCTCCTCGATGGCGGCCCCGGGGACGCGGGCTGTCAGAACGCCGGCGCGGCGCCTCGCGCCTTGAACCGCCGCGGTTGCAAGCAGCACTACGCCGCCCGCCGGGAGAGCCGGCGACCAGATGGTATGATCGAGGATTCCCCACACCACGGCTCCCGCCGCAACGAGCGCGACGGCCGCCGCGATGGGAGCCCGCGTGCTCGCTCTTTCTGCCGACCGGACAAGGGCCGCGGACCACACGAGACCGGGAAGGAGAAGCGCGATCGTGCCGTAGAGCGTCGCCCGCTCGCGCTTCGGCGCCGCCAGGAGTTCGGCCCCCCAGGCGCGCAGCTCTTCAGCCTGCCCGCGCCGCCCGAGCACGGCGGCCGCGGCGCGGGCCGTGAGAACCCGTCGTCCCGCCTCGAGGAAACTCCGCGATCGCTCGAGCTCCCTCGCCCGGAGCGACTCCATCGCGATGATCTCCCTCAGTTCCGCCGCGTTGCTCCTGAAGCCGGTCAGCATCGGTCGCTCGAGCACGAGCTCGCTGCCGACCGGCACGGCCGACGCCATGAA
It encodes:
- a CDS encoding response regulator; amino-acid sequence: MLLVDDDPETVEDMAAVLERFFKCVGVSKPDDVVPAYLEHRPDVVLLDIMFGDDPVGYDLLEHLQAADRHVAVFMWSEDARMDTGLTALSRGAFGVLRKTPRRGEIIPAIEACLRGRRRDILVASPHTTGRENIIVFVHVDESTGAVVERARRLADEESPVLVAGEPGVGRERLAREIHAVSVGFGGLFVRCDCRERGDVPVQALLFGWTETGSANGTVLHPGLCEAADGGVLFLRDADALPATAEQGLLELLDEGRYTPVGDTVGRRADVRVIASTSHGRDDTFSSELLGRLGARTITVPPLRERPADIRPLVAAFVAARAGMLGRSLSLSDGAVSRLESASWPGNVAQLRAVVERACDGASGGEVTAEDVEKALVSGGGAP